From the genome of Lasioglossum baleicum unplaced genomic scaffold, iyLasBale1 scaffold0021, whole genome shotgun sequence:
taataaattgtattaagAACCTTGTTCCAGTAAAAGAGAAGCTTGCTGTTAAAAGTTCACTGTTGGCTTGTACGATGATACCGTTCCCCGCGTCTTGAACGATTGCTGGCcgcattttaatgaaatttcggAAGCTATTCTCCCACATGAATGTTCGATGGCATCGTTGGCAGCTGAAATATCGATCCCATTCCCGTGCCTTTATACCTCATAAATATGCCAGAGCGGTATCTAGTAATCCAGCCAGCTACCCAACAAATTGCCCGATATTCTAGCCACATCTCTCGCCACGGTTTCGCAATCGCGACTATTCCTAATCGAATCAACGATAAATAATAGTACTCATCGAGAACGATTTCACAAGATCACCGACCCGAGCAACTTGACCTGGCATCTATGGTGGTGCGAGACGAACGACGCTCGCCAGGCCCTCGACGCGAAATTGATGCCCCATCAGAAGATCCCACACTTCCGGAACCATTACGAGCTGACACGTAAGAACTATCTCTACCGAAACCTGACACGCTACAAGAAGTTACTGATGAAGTCGAAGAAGATCGCGGAAGCGGAATTGTGCGACTCGATGCCGCTCACCTTCGAGCTGCCGAATGATTATTTGCTGTTCGCCGAGGAGTATCATCAGCAGCCAGGTGCCACGTGGATCGTGAAGCCGGCGGGAAGGTCACAGGGCAGAGGGATCTTCCTGTTCAGGAAGCTGAAGGACCTGGCCGATTGGAGGGCCAAGGAGTTCAACTTCCAGCAGCTGGAGACCCCTGTGGAGACGTTCATCGTGCAGAAATATGTCGAGAACCCTTATCTCCTGGCAGGTTCGAAGCAGGTTCGGGTTCGCGCAGCAGGCGCTTATCGCCCCGAAGAATGCCAGTGTTACCGCGGATGCTTCAATACCCTCGAAAGCTTGGGTCGAAGCTGAAATCCGCGGGGGCTTTCGTGGCGCGCGACGccgaaagaagagaaagagctGAATGTCGAACGATACAAAGGCACTTTCTTCGGTTGTTCGCGGTGTTCTCGGGAGGTTGCGGATGCTCCGCGACGCGTTATCGGCCGTTTCTCTGCGCGCAAACGTGCCGAAAAGTTTCTACACCTTCTGGGGCCTGTGGTTGCAGGGAGGAAGTTCGATCTTCGTATTTACGGCCTGGTAACCTCGTTCCATCCTCTGAAAGCCTGGCTGGCTAGAGAGGGCTTCGCACGATTATCGACGGAGCTGTTCGATCTGGAAAAGATCGACGATAACAGGGTGCATCTGACCAACATGGCGATACAGCTGAAGACCGATGGCcacgaggagaaggaggagctGAAGAAAGGGTGCAAGTGGGCGTTGGTTAAGGTCAGGGAGTACCTAACCGCCCGACATGGAGTCGAAGCTGTTGAAGCTCTGTTTCAACGTATCGCGGGTCAGTTCCATTCTATGCTGAtgtctagacagcggatgtttatgcattttctttTCAACCTCTATTAAGCACATTaacaaagaaaatcaatttctatttcactcgagtttgttgcaaatcaggtagaaaattttcattttccataaAGTTCCGCTGTTTACCGATGTCTTTCTATCCTCTTCGTGTCTGTACATCGTACAGACCCTGAGGAATATCTGAAAATTGATTACTAGACAAAAATGACTAGGTGCAATTTTAAACACGAGAAAATATTGTACACGACATTTGCGGCAGTTTGCCTCTACCTCTCCTGTCAACCACCACCAATAAATCCGTCTCCTTTTCCGTCTTTATTACACCATTAAATGTGTTACGTACACGGGAGCAAAGCTAGCATGTTCGCTATTGTGCTCAGCCTTGAAGTCACGTTCTACGTTCCTTCTATCCGTCACTCCCCGCAGTCTGCTTTGAAACCCACTCGAAATGGAATTTCTTAACCGTAATCCACCCTTAGAAGACCACTTCCAACCCTCGCACGATGGGGTGGAAATTCCGTTAGCTGCCAAGTCGAGCGTAGCACATCCTCAAATTTCAGTTTTATTTCTACGATCCTCCCTCGCGTCTCGCAAAGCGTCAAATCATTTCTACAAAGGACGTAGAATCATCGCGATCGCAGTCTAACGAAAGAAATTGATATTTCTCGACGTTTCATAACGTCTTCGGATTCCGCGCTTAATCGTACGATATATGCAGTCACGGCGAGATAAGATTTAACGACGGCAATTTTTCTCGTCAAACGATCATAAATTGTTACAACCACAAATCTCCCGAGTTTTCAATTACTCTGTCGCGCAACCATGTAAGGTACATAGACAGGTGCGGTGAACGTATGTTTTCGCTGTTTTCCTATGTTTCTTTCTAACAATAAGAaaacatttaaccctttgcactcggagctgttttaacttttaactcgaaaattaaacatttcttccgacctagatcagttaatatgaaattgatatacagtcggtcacgaaaatattcTGACACCACTATTGTTTTGACTATTATAGTCCGTACTTCATAAATTTATGGAATAAGAACAAAAAGAAGTTTCACGTATCTTACTATGCAGTGTGTAGTTAACATAAACATAAGAGATATTTATTTACGATAAGtgattacataaataataaaagaaaaatggaaagtacGCTCATTTTCATGCcacgaaaatattcggacactatcAAAACTAAGTTTATAACACTATATATAAATcttgtttttataaattaatatcgcACATGTTTTATGTGACGTGCCGTAATCGCGCGTTggcatattataaattattctttttaAGTAATCTTGTCCAATACGTAGCCATTCTACTTGCAGACGTCTTTTTAGTTCGTCCTTTGTGTTTATTAATTAAACTAATATCAATTACATTAATTGTGTTAATTCATCCCATAAATTTTCAATAGGATTCAAATCTGGTGATTGCGGTGGTGGGTGGAGGACATTCTTGCGACTGTAGAATAAGAATTCTTGCACAATACTCGATTTGTGCTTTGGATCGTTATCCTGATAAAATTTTATCCCACTTTGGAGTCCCATATTATTAGCACTTTTTTAGAAATTGTTTTGCAAAATGTGCAGAATTCTATTTTTATCGAGGATGTCGTCGATAAAAACCAATTCGCCTACTCCATGGGCCGAAATACAGCCCCACACCATCACAGATCCACCACTGTGTTTCACAGTTGGCTGCAAATGTCTCAGATTTAATTCTTCTTTCGATTTCCGCCATACCTTAATTCTTCCATCGCttccataaatattaaatttggacTCGTCCGCGAAAATTACGTCTTCCCACCACTGACTTTCCTTTCTGAAATATAGTTCTTTGCAAAATTCAGTCTCTTCATCCTGTCCTTCGCGTTAATATACGGCTTTTTTCGAGCTATTCTTCCGTTATAGCCCTCTGATCGTAACACTCTTCTTATGTTTTCCGGATGCACTGACATTCCACGGTCATTATTTAATTCAGCTGCTAACTCTGGAGCACTTATCCGAGGATCAAATTTGATTCTCCTAATTATGGAGCGTTTATCACGAGTATTGAGGATCGGTTTGCGTCTGCTTTGAAGGATAGATTCAATTCTATCTTCGTTCTTGTAACGTCGCACAATATCCCATACCGTGCTCTtactaatatttaataaatctgcAATTTTGCGAATCGATTTCCCCTTTTCCCGATGAAAAATTACTAATTGTTGCATATCAAACGACGTGTTCTTACTTTTCCGACCCATTTCGCACAAATTTTGAGCAAGACTGACAAATATTCGATCTCTAACATACTCTGTACATAGTATGAATGatatgtttacaaaaattgtttcagTCAGTTCCTGGAACCTGGAAACTTGAgtccgaatattttcgtgacatGAAAATGGGCACactttccatttttattttattatttacgtAATCACTTATCGTAAATAAATATCTCTTATGTTTATGTTAACTACACACTGCATAGTAAGATACGTGAAACTTCTTTTTGTTCTTATTCCATAAATTTATGAAGTACGGACTATAATAGACAAAACAATAGTGCTGTCCGAATATTTCCGT
Proteins encoded in this window:
- the LOC143219239 gene encoding putative tubulin polyglutamylase TTLL9 — encoded protein: MSKQASTSQETADPISEKSECPLFSRKTRNSNAKKKQNEEDKVIKFRCDFPSTQVRVMLARGWTQITDPSNLTWHLWWCETNDARQALDAKLMPHQKIPHFRNHYELTRKNYLYRNLTRYKKLLMKSKKIAEAELCDSMPLTFELPNDYLLFAEEYHQQPGATWIVKPAGRSQGRGIFLFRKLKDLADWRAKEFNFQQLETPVETFIVQKYVENPYLLAGRKFDLRIYGLVTSFHPLKAWLAREGFARLSTELFDLEKIDDNRVHLTNMAIQLKTDGHEEKEELKKGCKWALVKVREYLTARHGVEAVEALFQRIAGVIMASLLAVQTVIMPGKNSFELYGYDILLDENLKPWLLEVNASPALTGTDSEDCRLKFDLVDDTLNVLDFEGRFSGLETRIGGFDLLWNDGPVWTTCPNPSICGEPANDAVRKLNIFLGARNNRVEQLRQLRDCLNGRRNKAHSGCGGW